The following proteins are encoded in a genomic region of Thermoplasmatales archaeon:
- a CDS encoding radical SAM protein → MKIISKHGREEHALIYTAMLREDHFVEFVDSVEPGLAREKKWCIIVSTQFGCPVNCKICDAGGKFMGNLTAGEILSQIRFVINSRNGLKTEKLKVHFARMGEPLLNPNILDALTLLREEIKDDSLMPCIATVAPKFSKDILYKIAEIKNELYKNGKFQMQFSINTTDEKIRDEIMPIPKMSFEEISEFGEFYFRKGDRKINLNFALAKEFPVNTKIISRYFDPDKFLIKITPLNPTENAIKHGFHTLISYEKREKPGIVDELMEEGFDVIISIGAKEEIEIGSNCGQYIKKLSE, encoded by the coding sequence ATGAAGATAATATCAAAACACGGCAGGGAAGAGCACGCTCTCATATACACCGCAATGCTTAGGGAGGATCATTTTGTGGAGTTTGTTGATTCTGTTGAGCCAGGATTGGCAAGGGAGAAAAAATGGTGTATAATAGTTTCAACACAATTTGGATGCCCTGTAAATTGCAAGATTTGTGATGCGGGTGGGAAATTCATGGGAAATCTTACCGCTGGCGAAATTCTTTCTCAAATAAGATTTGTTATAAATTCAAGAAATGGTTTAAAAACAGAGAAATTGAAGGTTCATTTTGCTAGGATGGGAGAACCACTTTTAAATCCAAATATATTGGATGCACTAACTTTACTAAGAGAAGAGATAAAAGATGATTCTCTGATGCCCTGCATTGCGACTGTTGCACCAAAATTTAGCAAGGATATACTTTATAAAATTGCAGAAATAAAAAATGAATTATATAAAAATGGAAAATTCCAGATGCAATTTTCAATAAATACCACTGATGAAAAAATAAGGGATGAAATTATGCCAATTCCAAAAATGAGTTTTGAAGAAATTTCTGAATTTGGAGAATTTTATTTCAGGAAGGGTGATAGAAAAATAAATCTAAATTTTGCACTCGCAAAAGAATTTCCAGTGAATACAAAAATTATATCCAGATATTTTGATCCTGATAAATTTTTAATAAAAATTACTCCCCTTAATCCAACAGAAAATGCAATAAAGCATGGTTTTCATACATTAATTTCTTATGAAAAAAGAGAAAAACCGGGCATTGTTGATGAATTGATGGAGGAAGGATTTGATGTAATAATAAGTATAGGGGCAAAAGAAGAAATAGAGATAGGGAGTAATTGCGGGCAGTACATTAAAAAATTATCGGAATAG
- a CDS encoding NAD(P)/FAD-dependent oxidoreductase, translated as MKNVFDCIIIGGGPAGCMAGIHLQRSGFNIVLIEKERIGGSLHDANIIENYPGFPAGIKGLTLAKKLEEHLFSIGVKVIFDEVLKIKFRGKFFDLVCKKGNYRARSLIVAIGLVNREKWKNKRIKNIYTRARDLKSWRNKVIAILGLGDTAFDASLRFSSASKIYLIGRKIKAIKALVEKVKEMENVKILNKDVLGISESKNKIIIRLSSKKKIEVDKVLICYGKKRNNAIFPENIKSKLRKKLIEIYPGLFIAGDFAMPEKRYISIAFATGIMAAEGAIKYLRGEK; from the coding sequence ATGAAAAATGTTTTTGATTGCATAATTATCGGGGGCGGGCCCGCGGGATGTATGGCGGGCATTCATTTGCAGAGAAGTGGTTTTAATATCGTTTTAATTGAGAAGGAAAGGATAGGTGGATCATTGCATGATGCAAACATAATAGAAAATTATCCTGGATTTCCAGCTGGAATAAAAGGCCTAACTCTTGCAAAAAAATTGGAAGAGCATTTGTTTAGCATTGGAGTAAAAGTTATTTTTGATGAAGTTTTGAAAATTAAATTCAGAGGAAAATTTTTTGATTTAGTTTGTAAGAAAGGGAATTACAGAGCCAGGAGTTTAATTGTTGCAATAGGGCTGGTTAATAGGGAAAAATGGAAAAATAAAAGAATAAAAAATATTTATACAAGGGCGAGAGATTTGAAAAGCTGGAGAAATAAAGTTATTGCAATTCTTGGGTTAGGTGATACCGCTTTTGATGCTTCCCTGAGATTTTCATCCGCTTCAAAAATATATCTGATAGGAAGAAAAATAAAGGCAATTAAAGCTCTTGTTGAAAAAGTGAAAGAAATGGAAAATGTAAAAATTTTAAATAAAGATGTTTTAGGAATAAGCGAAAGTAAAAATAAAATTATAATCAGACTTTCTTCCAAAAAGAAAATTGAAGTGGATAAGGTTTTAATATGCTACGGAAAGAAAAGAAATAATGCAATATTTCCGGAGAATATAAAATCAAAATTAAGGAAAAAATTAATTGAAATTTATCCTGGATTATTCATTGCGGGTGACTTTGCAATGCCAGAAAAAAGATATATATCAATTGCATTTGCAACTGGAATTATGGCGGCGGAGGGCGCCATTAAATATTTAAGAGGTGAAAAATGA